The Chitinophagales bacterium genome has a segment encoding these proteins:
- the typA gene encoding translational GTPase TypA, with amino-acid sequence MENQYIRNVAIIAHVDHGKTTLVDKILWECKTFEEHENTGTLILDNNELERERGITIVSKNAAVTYKDYKINIIDTPGHSDFGGEVERVLKMADGVLLLVDAFEGPMPQTRFVLQKALELGLKPIVVINKVDKENCTPEEVHEKVFDLMFHLDATEEQLDFPTVYGSAKNGWMSTDWKQKTDNVSVLIDAIIEHIPAPKIEEGSLQMQITSLDFSSFVGRIAIGRVFRGSLKANMPVALVKRDGTIIKSRIKELMVFEGMSKKKVEIVNAGEICAVVGIEGFEIGDTIADAENPEAMKAISIDEPTMSMLFTINDSPFFGQEGKFVTSRHVKDRLEKELEKNLALRVQAGATADSFMVFGRGVLHLSVLIETMRREGYELQVGQPQVLFKTIDGVKSEPIEELTIDLPEEKSGTAIEMVAKRKGDLKNMILKGNRTVLTFEIPSRGIIGLRTEMITATSGEAIMSHRFIKYDAHKGTIPGRINGSLIAKEKGTAIAYALDKLQDRGKFFIEPGEEVYAGMVVGENSRGDDLLINCTVTKKLTNVRASGSDDKVKLPPPIKFSLEEALEYIQADELVEVTPKNIRLRKLYLDENERKRKGK; translated from the coding sequence ATGGAAAATCAATACATTAGAAATGTTGCTATCATTGCCCATGTCGATCACGGAAAAACAACTTTAGTAGATAAAATTTTGTGGGAATGCAAAACTTTTGAAGAACACGAAAATACTGGAACTTTAATTTTAGACAATAATGAATTAGAAAGAGAAAGAGGAATTACCATTGTTTCTAAAAATGCAGCAGTTACTTATAAAGATTATAAAATCAATATTATAGATACACCAGGTCACTCTGATTTTGGTGGAGAAGTAGAACGAGTACTTAAAATGGCAGATGGTGTTTTGCTATTGGTAGATGCTTTTGAAGGACCAATGCCACAAACGCGTTTCGTACTACAAAAAGCATTAGAGTTAGGTTTAAAGCCAATTGTAGTAATTAACAAGGTAGATAAAGAAAACTGTACGCCAGAAGAAGTACACGAAAAAGTATTCGATCTAATGTTTCACTTAGATGCTACAGAAGAACAATTAGATTTTCCAACAGTATATGGTTCTGCAAAAAATGGTTGGATGAGTACCGATTGGAAACAAAAAACAGATAATGTTTCTGTATTAATTGATGCTATTATAGAACACATTCCTGCACCAAAAATTGAAGAAGGTTCATTACAAATGCAAATTACATCATTAGACTTTTCAAGCTTTGTAGGAAGAATTGCCATTGGTAGAGTATTTAGAGGTTCACTGAAAGCCAATATGCCAGTAGCATTAGTAAAAAGAGATGGCACTATCATCAAATCGAGAATTAAAGAATTGATGGTGTTTGAAGGCATGAGTAAAAAGAAAGTAGAAATAGTAAATGCTGGTGAAATTTGTGCTGTTGTAGGTATAGAAGGTTTTGAAATTGGAGATACTATTGCTGATGCAGAAAATCCAGAAGCAATGAAAGCGATTAGCATTGACGAACCTACTATGAGTATGTTGTTTACTATCAATGATTCTCCATTTTTTGGTCAAGAAGGAAAATTTGTTACTTCAAGACATGTCAAAGATAGATTAGAAAAAGAATTAGAAAAAAACTTAGCACTACGCGTTCAAGCTGGTGCAACTGCCGATTCTTTTATGGTTTTTGGTCGAGGCGTATTGCACTTATCTGTTTTGATTGAAACCATGCGTAGAGAAGGTTACGAATTACAAGTAGGTCAACCACAAGTTTTATTCAAAACTATAGATGGTGTAAAATCAGAGCCAATAGAAGAATTAACCATCGATTTACCTGAAGAAAAATCGGGTACAGCAATAGAAATGGTGGCTAAAAGAAAAGGCGACTTAAAAAATATGATTTTAAAAGGCAATAGAACGGTATTAACTTTTGAAATTCCATCAAGAGGAATTATTGGTTTGCGTACCGAAATGATAACAGCAACTTCTGGCGAAGCAATTATGTCACATCGTTTTATTAAATACGACGCTCATAAAGGCACCATTCCAGGAAGAATTAATGGCTCATTAATTGCCAAAGAAAAAGGAACTGCTATTGCTTATGCTTTAGATAAATTACAAGACAGAGGTAAGTTTTTTATTGAGCCAGGTGAAGAAGTTTATGCAGGAATGGTAGTTGGAGAAAACTCAAGAGGCGATGATTTATTAATCAACTGTACAGTTACCAAAAAACTAACCAATGTTAGAGCTTCTGGTTCTGATGATAAAGTGAAACTACCACCACCAATAAAATTTTCTCTAGAAGAAGCTTTAGAATACATACAAGCAGATGAATTGGTAGAAGTAACACCAAAAAACATCAGACTACGAAAATTATACTTAGACGAAAACGAAAGAAAACGAAAAGGAAAATAG
- a CDS encoding T9SS type A sorting domain-containing protein, with translation MKKYVLLLFSFFLLQAINAQSLDCSNGRYQKKIFSFVKRTNNIVYATKYQSNNQKIYLKYDVYEPIGDTAQSRAVMLLIHGGAYLKLIDQNSPDIVLMADYFAKLGYVAVSIDYRQEPDILGLLNEEVMVKAVSRALIDTKDAIDHFVATYENGNPFRINIDNAYIGGVSAGGVSTMFICYLDSLQQMPEQYQQWIIEANGPEADSILRHKFDHVKPKGAFSVSGAILDTSWIVDNGIDLLVNHGSADPIVPYNYDRPFGIPTLPKLFGGKAIYPRAINQGIRCEFEDWIGYSHVPFMNLTLPKMITNFINFPVLDSTERHIRDFFYPTLDCQSNIVSGIHQNKVADLKIYPNPSTDVFYIDIPNTYLSQSAQLEIFSINGQKVYEQIIPNNQSKIAINKNLPAGLYPIRLSYMVGNELNYYNNTIIRVD, from the coding sequence ATGAAAAAATATGTACTCTTGCTTTTTTCTTTTTTTCTATTGCAAGCAATCAACGCACAGTCTCTAGATTGTAGCAATGGCAGATATCAAAAAAAGATATTTAGTTTTGTAAAACGCACCAATAATATTGTTTACGCAACCAAATACCAAAGCAATAATCAAAAAATATATTTAAAGTACGATGTGTATGAACCAATAGGTGATACTGCTCAGAGTAGAGCTGTAATGTTGCTCATTCACGGTGGTGCTTATCTAAAATTAATCGACCAAAATAGTCCAGATATTGTACTGATGGCAGACTACTTTGCTAAGCTTGGTTATGTTGCTGTTTCAATAGATTATCGACAAGAACCAGACATTTTAGGTTTACTTAATGAAGAAGTAATGGTAAAAGCAGTTTCTCGTGCTTTAATTGATACCAAAGATGCCATTGATCATTTTGTTGCTACTTACGAAAACGGAAATCCTTTTAGAATAAATATAGATAATGCATACATAGGTGGTGTTTCTGCTGGTGGTGTTTCTACTATGTTTATTTGCTATTTAGATAGCTTACAGCAAATGCCAGAACAATACCAACAATGGATTATTGAAGCCAATGGACCAGAGGCAGATTCTATTCTACGACATAAATTTGACCATGTAAAACCTAAAGGTGCTTTTAGCGTGTCTGGTGCTATTTTAGATACTAGTTGGATTGTAGATAATGGAATTGACTTACTTGTAAACCATGGTTCTGCAGATCCAATTGTTCCTTATAATTATGATAGACCATTTGGCATTCCTACACTACCAAAACTATTTGGAGGAAAAGCCATTTATCCAAGAGCAATCAATCAGGGCATTCGTTGCGAGTTCGAAGATTGGATTGGCTATAGTCATGTACCTTTCATGAACTTAACATTGCCAAAAATGATTACTAACTTTATCAATTTTCCTGTACTAGATAGTACAGAACGACATATTAGAGACTTTTTTTATCCTACGCTCGATTGTCAAAGTAATATTGTATCTGGTATTCATCAAAATAAAGTAGCAGATTTAAAAATCTATCCAAATCCAAGTACTGATGTTTTTTATATTGATATTCCAAATACCTATCTAAGTCAGTCTGCTCAACTAGAAATTTTTAGCATCAACGGACAAAAAGTATATGAACAAATCATTCCAAATAATCAATCAAAAATCGCAATCAATAAAAACTTACCAGCAGGTTTGTATCCAATTCGATTGAGTTATATGGTTGGTAATGAATTGAATTACTACAACAATACTATTATTAGAGTAGATTAA
- a CDS encoding DUF5606 domain-containing protein: MELKEIVAVTGVSGLKKMVANRNDGLILSDLNGDNKQFYSSRKYMFSPLDNISIYTETDMIALIDVLLAMKEKQTTTPLVDAKASNDELKAYLGAIVEDYDRDKVKVSDIKKLVKWFEILDEVDAIKKPVEEKAETEATKTEE, from the coding sequence ATGGAATTAAAAGAAATTGTAGCAGTAACTGGAGTATCTGGTTTGAAAAAAATGGTAGCTAATAGAAATGATGGATTAATTTTATCTGACTTAAATGGAGATAATAAACAATTCTATTCATCTAGAAAATATATGTTTTCACCATTAGATAATATTTCTATCTATACAGAAACAGACATGATTGCTTTGATTGATGTTTTATTAGCAATGAAAGAAAAACAAACAACTACACCTTTAGTAGATGCTAAAGCAAGTAACGATGAGCTAAAAGCATACTTAGGTGCAATTGTTGAAGACTACGACAGAGATAAAGTAAAAGTAAGCGACATTAAAAAACTAGTAAAATGGTTTGAAATTTTAGATGAAGTAGATGCCATTAAAAAACCAGTTGAAGAAAAAGCAGAAACAGAAGCAACTAAAACAGAAGAATGA